The proteins below are encoded in one region of Deltaproteobacteria bacterium:
- a CDS encoding 4Fe-4S dicluster domain-containing protein, producing the protein MKVNRRSFFAGSLALAAGSLLPAAAQARPEELATLLDLSKCIGCGACVEACREANAQKFPEPEKPFPPMYPSKVKAADWSDKRDVVDRLTPYNWLFIQTVSGEYNGKPFELNIPRRCLHCQNPPCANLCPWGAAAKDSRGIVRINDEICLGGAKCKDVCPWHIPERQTGVGLYLKLAPGFAGNGVMYKCDRCQDRVAAGGIPACIEACPEGVQTIGPRAEILAQAKDLAAKTGGFIYGETENGGTNTFYVSPVPFDVLNAALTPEPGRPHLAAVGNPFSTEDLLARAVYAAPIVGAVAGVLHLVRGATTEDDHE; encoded by the coding sequence ATGAAAGTGAATCGCCGCTCCTTTTTTGCCGGGAGTCTGGCTTTGGCCGCCGGAAGCCTGCTTCCGGCGGCGGCCCAGGCCCGGCCCGAGGAACTGGCCACGCTTCTGGACCTGTCCAAGTGCATCGGCTGCGGCGCCTGCGTGGAGGCCTGCCGGGAGGCCAATGCCCAGAAGTTCCCCGAGCCGGAAAAACCTTTTCCGCCCATGTATCCGTCCAAGGTCAAGGCCGCGGACTGGTCGGACAAACGCGACGTGGTTGACCGGCTCACGCCCTACAACTGGCTTTTTATCCAGACTGTCAGCGGCGAATACAACGGCAAGCCTTTTGAGCTGAACATTCCCCGACGTTGCCTGCACTGTCAGAATCCGCCCTGCGCCAACCTTTGTCCCTGGGGCGCGGCCGCCAAGGACAGTCGCGGTATCGTGCGCATCAACGACGAGATCTGCCTGGGCGGGGCCAAGTGCAAGGACGTCTGCCCCTGGCATATTCCGGAGCGTCAGACCGGTGTCGGCCTGTATCTGAAGCTGGCTCCGGGCTTTGCCGGCAACGGGGTCATGTACAAATGCGACCGCTGTCAGGACCGCGTGGCCGCCGGCGGCATCCCGGCCTGTATCGAGGCCTGTCCGGAAGGGGTTCAGACCATCGGCCCGCGCGCCGAAATTCTGGCCCAGGCCAAGGATCTGGCCGCGAAAACCGGCGGGTTCATTTATGGGGAAACGGAAAACGGCGGCACCAATACCTTTTATGTTTCGCCCGTGCCTTTCGACGTGCTCAACGCGGCCCTGACGCCGGAACCGGGACGGCCGCATCTGGCCGCCGTGGGCAATCCTTTTTCCACGGAAGATCTGTTGGCGCGGGCCGTCTATGCCGCGCCCATCGTCGGGGCCGTGGCCGGGGTGTTGCATCTGGTGCGCGGCGCGACCACGGAGGATGACCATGAATAA
- a CDS encoding putative 2-dehydropantoate 2-reductase — MMKIAIIGSGAIGAFYGARLLQAGHEVHFLFHSDYAHVKTHGLRVDSVDGDMFFPQVSAHARPEDMPVCDLILVATKATTNDLLGDLLRPVCGPESTVVLMQNGLNGERRVADLGLGATILGCLCFVCCNKIGPGHITHIEYGQVLLGVYRADEKPAGLTPELERAAQAFEGAGITVDRSPDLILARWRKLFWNIAFNGPCALLGATTDLVVGCPATRQLAVELMAEVRAGAAAVGRDIPESYVQDILAFTDKMAPYKPSMMLDAEHGRPLEVEAIYGEPLRTAQAHGVEPPVIRTVYRQLCFLDQCVRMKR; from the coding sequence ATGATGAAGATCGCCATCATCGGGTCCGGTGCCATTGGCGCTTTTTACGGCGCCCGCCTGCTTCAGGCCGGACACGAGGTCCATTTTCTGTTCCATTCCGACTATGCCCACGTCAAAACCCATGGTCTTCGTGTTGATTCCGTGGACGGGGACATGTTTTTCCCCCAGGTCAGCGCCCATGCCCGCCCCGAGGACATGCCGGTCTGTGACCTGATTCTGGTGGCCACCAAGGCCACCACCAATGATTTGTTGGGCGACTTGTTGCGTCCGGTCTGCGGCCCGGAAAGCACCGTGGTCTTGATGCAGAACGGCCTCAACGGCGAGCGCCGCGTGGCCGACCTCGGTTTGGGCGCGACCATTCTGGGCTGTCTGTGCTTTGTCTGCTGCAACAAGATCGGTCCCGGTCACATCACCCACATTGAATACGGTCAGGTGTTGCTTGGGGTCTATCGGGCCGACGAAAAGCCGGCCGGCCTGACCCCGGAGCTGGAGCGCGCGGCCCAAGCCTTCGAGGGCGCGGGTATCACGGTGGATAGAAGCCCGGATCTGATTTTGGCCCGTTGGCGCAAACTGTTCTGGAACATCGCCTTCAACGGCCCCTGCGCCCTGCTGGGCGCGACCACGGATTTGGTGGTGGGGTGTCCGGCCACGCGCCAACTGGCCGTGGAGCTCATGGCCGAGGTCCGGGCCGGGGCAGCCGCCGTGGGCCGGGACATCCCGGAATCGTATGTTCAGGATATCCTGGCCTTCACGGACAAAATGGCCCCGTACAAGCCGAGCATGATGCTCGACGCCGAGCACGGCCGGCCCCTGGAAGTCGAGGCCATTTACGGCGAGCCCCTGCGCACGGCCCAGGCCCATGGCGTGGAACCGCCGGTCATCCGTACCGTGTACCGCCAGCTTTGTTTTTTGGATCAGTGTGTGCGTATGAAGCGCTGA
- a CDS encoding universal stress protein: MLPSIKRILYATDLSESARRALRYAVSMARCHGADLTIIHVVPDLLETMSEDAGFDLHEAMDEQAWRDLNSRGKTRALETARGRVREMAAECATDDPACPVARADIRIEQGDAAARILDEIATGRHDMVVMGAHGRGEIMDMLFGSVARKVVRRSPVPVLTVRLPENSDQCSESVEKQ, from the coding sequence ATGCTGCCGTCTATCAAACGCATTCTCTACGCCACGGACCTGTCCGAGAGCGCCCGCCGCGCCCTGCGTTACGCCGTGTCCATGGCCCGCTGCCATGGCGCGGACCTGACCATCATCCACGTTGTTCCCGATTTGCTTGAAACCATGAGCGAGGACGCCGGGTTTGATCTGCACGAGGCCATGGACGAGCAGGCCTGGCGGGATTTGAACTCCAGGGGCAAGACCCGCGCCTTGGAGACCGCCCGCGGCCGGGTGCGGGAAATGGCCGCCGAGTGCGCGACCGACGATCCGGCATGCCCGGTGGCCCGGGCCGACATCAGGATCGAGCAGGGCGATGCCGCCGCGCGCATCCTGGACGAGATCGCCACCGGCCGGCACGACATGGTGGTCATGGGCGCCCACGGCCGGGGCGAGATCATGGACATGCTTTTTGGTTCCGTGGCCCGCAAGGTTGTGCGGCGCAGTCCCGTGCCCGTGCTGACCGTGCGTCTGCCCGAAAATTCCGATCAATGCTCCGAATCCGTGGAGAAGCAATGA
- a CDS encoding FeS-binding protein, producing MNNVARVVFQLLVVGLLFTGFAQMPIFARYYLADVPGFAWTADYYLNHVLHYGLAIVLLAFLGWRAVLSWRRPWTVGGMLLAACWVGVAGTGLVRVMKNQPDAFFPPDVVMWVDWGHLALVMTLGVVALGLCLGRRGV from the coding sequence ATGAATAACGTCGCGCGCGTTGTCTTCCAACTGCTGGTGGTGGGACTGCTGTTCACCGGATTCGCCCAAATGCCCATTTTCGCCCGCTATTATCTGGCAGATGTGCCGGGTTTTGCCTGGACCGCCGACTATTATCTCAATCATGTCCTGCATTACGGTCTGGCCATTGTCCTGCTGGCGTTTCTGGGCTGGCGCGCTGTTTTGTCCTGGCGGCGACCCTGGACCGTGGGCGGAATGCTTCTGGCCGCATGTTGGGTCGGCGTGGCCGGGACCGGCCTGGTGCGGGTCATGAAGAATCAGCCCGACGCCTTTTTCCCGCCGGATGTGGTCATGTGGGTGGACTGGGGGCATTTGGCCCTGGTCATGACTCTTGGCGTGGTGGCCCTGGGCTTGTGCCTGGGGCGGCGCGGGGTCTGA